GCGCATCCTCAACTAACTTCAGATGGACTCTTCGCCGTGGTCCATAACGGTATAGTTGAAAACTATGTGCAAATAAAAAAATTTTTACAAGAGCAGGGCTACAACTTTTCATCGGAGACTGATACTGAATGCCTTGGGAATCTGATAGCCTATCATTATCACAAGGAACCAGATTCGACCCAAAATAAATTTAGCGAGGCCGTGCGAAAGGCGCTTTTACACATTCAAGGGACCTACGGCATCGTCGTATTGTGCGCAACGCATCCCAATGAAATAGTGGCGGCAAGGAAAAGTTCACCGTTGCTGGTGGGCATTGGCGAAAAGGAAGCCATTGTGGCAAGCGATGCGGCGGCGCTGCTAATGTACACCAACAGAGCGGTTTACTTGAAGGATGGTGAAATTGCAATTGTTTCCGGCAACAAATTTTCGATAATTACCATACGCTCTGAGAATGTCGACATCGTCCATCAGACCATTGATTGGACCAACCAGGATATCCATCTTGGCAGTCATGAGCATTACATGCGCAAAGAAATTTTCGAACAGCCGCAATCCATTGAAAATGTTATGCGCGGCAGATTCTCGGAAGATGGCAGCACTGCACGCTTTGGCGGTATTTCCCTCCCTCCCCATGAATTGAGGCAGATCGATCGAATCGTATTTTGCGCCTGCGGAACATCTTGGCACGCAAGTTTGATTGCCGAATACCTGATAGAATTATACGCTCGGATACCGGTGGAGGTCGAATACGCCTCAGAATTTCGGTATAGAAACGCGCCGCTTGACAAGAATACATTGGTTTTTGTCCTAAGCCAATCCGGCGAAACTCTGGATACTCTTGCAGCACTACTGGAAGCTAAACGCAAGGGTTTCAGAGTGTTAGGTATCACAAACGTCGTTGGATCGACCATAGCCAGAGAAACCGATGGCGGAATTTACCAACATTCCGGGCCAGAGATAGGAGTGGCATCGACCAAGGCTTTCACGGCCCAAGTCTGTGCAGTGGCGATGCTTGCGTTATATTTTGCCAGAATGCGAGACATGAGTTTCGGTGATGGCCTGGAATTTTCTGAAGCGCTGAAGAAATTACCGGCCCAATTGGAAAATATATTGAAAGAGGAAGATCACATAAAAAATTTGGCCAAAAAGTACTATGAATATGATGATTTTTTATTTTTAGGAAGACAACTAATGTTTCCGGTGGCCCTGGAAGGAGCGTTGAAACTGAAAGAGATATCGTACATACATGCCGAAGGCTATCCATCGGCAGAGATGAAACACGGCCCCATTTCTTTGATTTCAGAAAGTTGTCCCTGCTGTTTTTTTGAAACCCAGGCACACATTGTTCGCAAAACGGCGGCTAACATACAGGAGGTCAAAGCCCGAGGTGCACCGGTGCTGGCGATAGTATCGGAACAATGTGCAGCAGAAGTAGATAACGTAGATGACCTGATCATAGTTCCCGAGTCTCATCTGGCTGTATCACCGATTCTGGCCACCATACCGGTTCAACTGCTTGCCTATCACATTGCGTTGTTGCGAGGTTGCGATGTGGATCGACCACGCAATCTGGCGAAATCAGTAACTGTGGAATGATTTAGTATTCTATGCCCATGACAGGCAACAAATTCCAGAGCGCATAAAATTTACTTCCTTTCATAAATATGGTATCTGTGGCCAGAGTGGCGATGGCTTTGGCAGCGGTGGGTGTGTTATCAAATAGGTAGACATTTTTGCAAAGAGAGTGTGAGTTTGCCATTCCATGTTTTATGCAATCTGCGCACTCCCCTATCAATAGCACCACATCATTTTTGTCAGGCAATATACTCTCCCCAAGCAAGTTATGAAATTCGCACGATTTATCTCCCAGTTCAAGCATACAGCCAATAATGAAGGTTTTTCTGGCTTTTTGAAACATTCTTTTGAAGTTTGAGAGGGCGTCCACCATCGAAGCCGGATTGGCATTATAGCAATCCAGGTAGACGATTTTTCCTCCGGCATTGATGATTTCACCGCGCATTTTTGATGGTTTCCAGCTCATTAAACGGCCAATCAATGTATCACGATCGACACCTAATCTCCTGGCTAGGAATATACCTATGGCACAATTCCTCACCTGGCCATCGCTCATGGTTGGTAGTGGATAAAATTCCTTGCCAAGTTCACTGGCTGTGAGCATAAGACCATCAGCTTGGCGAACATAGGTGATGTAATTTTTTGCTTTTTTCCCATTACTTACTATCATGCTTTTGCCTTCTATCTCCTTGAATGGCTTGAACCTAAGGCACTCTTCCGGGAAAATTGCCATGGCTTTATTATTCAGCGCATGGATCAGCATTTTCGATTTCTCTTCGGCAATTTTTTCTATGGAGCCGAATTGCGAAGCATGCACATGGGTGAGGCCGGTCACCAGGCCCAGGTCAGGATTCAAAACATCTAAAATTTCATCCATTTCGCCAAACCTATCGATGCCGCACTCAATTATACCTATATCATTGGATTCGTTCAACTTACTAAGCGTCAGCGGTACTCCTAAAGTGTTGTTTAGGTTATCGGCAGTGGCCAGCGATTGAGGGCCAAAGAGCAGATGCATGATATCTTTTGTTGAAGTTTTTCCATAGCTGCCGGTCAGGCCAATGACGGTCCCAAGAAAATTATTTCTATGGATTTTCACAATTTTACCGAAGGCCATCAGCACACTATGGACCAAGAGCTGCGGTATGCTAACTCCATCAACCTCATGGGTTACGATGGCACAACTAGCTCCATTGGCTTCGGCATCAACAACGAAATCATGGCCATCCCGAACATCTTTTATGGCCAGGAAACATTCCCCAAGCTTTAGAGTTCTAGAGTCGTTAGAAATACCACAAACCAAAGGAGGTACGTCTGCGCCAACCCATTGACCTCCAGATACTTTTGCCCAAAATTCTGTTCTCATAAAAATTTTCTATGCCGAGACGGTGGAATTTTCATAGCATTTCTATACTTTGTAACAGCTCTTCTCGTGAGCGCAATCCCATTCGCCTGCAATATATTACATACCTCCGCATCGGACACTGGCCTGTCTTTTTTTTCATTGGCGATGATGCGGCGAATTTTTTCCATTAGAGCATTGGCCGATAGCTCGCCGCCTGGACCACCGATTTTTTTAGAAAAAAAATATTTTAAACAAAATATGCCACGAGGCGATTGCAGATATTTATCCCTAACGGCGCGGCCAGCTGTGGATTGATGAACCCCTAAGATCTGCGCTAATTCCTTTAATATCAATGGCTTCAAAGATCCTAAGCCTTCAAAAAATTCTAACTGCCTGGTGAGTAAAACTTCCGAAATTTTCATCAACATGTCGCTTCGTCGATTCAATGCATTCACCAGAAACTTAGCGCCTAAAGCACTCTGTGTAAAGAACTTCCTGTCAGCGCGATCCCATCGATCCTTGTGCAGCAGCATGCTCTTATAGTTATCACTCATCCTTATTTTTGGCAAATATCTATCATTCAAGTCAATTTGCCATTTTCCATAAATTTTTTTCAAAATAATATCCGGAACGACGCTATTTTGCCTTTCATCGGAAAAAATTTTCGCAGGCTGAAAATTTAACATCTTAAGCCTTGTGAGCAAAGACCTTAGCGTCGCATGATCGATGCACATGGCCCTCTCTATTTTCGTGTATCTATGGGCAAGCAAATCATCGAAGTGGTCCGATATCAGGGTAATTAACCCCGCGTC
This region of Puniceicoccales bacterium genomic DNA includes:
- the rpoN gene encoding RNA polymerase factor sigma-54, which translates into the protein RSLGILQMPMAELRAALLKEIEINPMLDLDCCDPDSDYIAGGYVTSAADYDLDSIAQRETLEEHLFSQVADIDEKDKSILSFLLGRMDSLGFVAESDETLASSLGVSPTEMAKVRALLGSLDPKGLGSKNVIECLLSQINGSDAGLITLISDHFDDLLAHRYTKIERAMCIDHATLRSLLTRLKMLNFQPAKIFSDERQNSVVPDIILKKIYGKWQIDLNDRYLPKIRMSDNYKSMLLHKDRWDRADRKFFTQSALGAKFLVNALNRRSDMLMKISEVLLTRQLEFFEGLGSLKPLILKELAQILGVHQSTAGRAVRDKYLQSPRGIFCLKYFFSKKIGGPGGELSANALMEKIRRIIANEKKDRPVSDAEVCNILQANGIALTRRAVTKYRNAMKIPPSRHRKFL
- the glmS gene encoding glutamine--fructose-6-phosphate transaminase (isomerizing), whose translation is MCGIIGYVGHRNASQVVIDGLRRLEYRGYDSAGFATVRDGRFLCVKKVGKVNNLVEAIENIGFGGNIGIGHTRWATHGVVSEANAHPQLTSDGLFAVVHNGIVENYVQIKKFLQEQGYNFSSETDTECLGNLIAYHYHKEPDSTQNKFSEAVRKALLHIQGTYGIVVLCATHPNEIVAARKSSPLLVGIGEKEAIVASDAAALLMYTNRAVYLKDGEIAIVSGNKFSIITIRSENVDIVHQTIDWTNQDIHLGSHEHYMRKEIFEQPQSIENVMRGRFSEDGSTARFGGISLPPHELRQIDRIVFCACGTSWHASLIAEYLIELYARIPVEVEYASEFRYRNAPLDKNTLVFVLSQSGETLDTLAALLEAKRKGFRVLGITNVVGSTIARETDGGIYQHSGPEIGVASTKAFTAQVCAVAMLALYFARMRDMSFGDGLEFSEALKKLPAQLENILKEEDHIKNLAKKYYEYDDFLFLGRQLMFPVALEGALKLKEISYIHAEGYPSAEMKHGPISLISESCPCCFFETQAHIVRKTAANIQEVKARGAPVLAIVSEQCAAEVDNVDDLIIVPESHLAVSPILATIPVQLLAYHIALLRGCDVDRPRNLAKSVTVE